In a genomic window of Panthera tigris isolate Pti1 chromosome D4, P.tigris_Pti1_mat1.1, whole genome shotgun sequence:
- the ZNF658 gene encoding zinc finger protein 658 isoform X1: MNIAQGSVSFEDVVVEFTQDEWQYMSPAQRTLYRDVMLENYSHLISVGYCLTKPKMIFRLEQEEEPWSLEEEFLNQRYPGYFSIDIHIEENQEKQEKPLWQVILTNNKTLSKEEQKVLEKPFNLDITPNSSGNMPCKYDSCRMNLPGVSELIICDRNYSRKKADYIDVCKKLKLDTKHEKTYTGEKSYRYNKNVKPLSYWKNHQKLQTLEQSFECNEFGKILHDKTVCVMGEESYKDDEFRKNCDNYMRTGTKEKCFHLNECRKSKTTIENYNKVHMAVAHYECNESGNNFSSISSLTQSQRTATEQTSFASNKCDENLSQSSAHIVQKKTQTRDEFCVYNGCINTFYQKLDLIVCQRTHTEEELYQRGKYRRSFHQNLALSVHQRSETGEKSFECNECKKSFYQKVQLIHHQRTHPGERPEECGESFCSNSHPIHYPGTDIGVSLYGCSKCEKTFCQKLNLSENLTVHTKETPYDNSGCGKSYKKSALVVCQRTHTGMKLCQSNVYGKTFSKTSHIREHQRIHTREKSYKCIECGKAFSKTSHLRAHQRIHTGEKPYKCVECGKTFSHKTHLSAHQRIHTGEKPYECNGCGKTFADNSTLRAHQRIHTGEKPYECNECGRPFTHISVLRAHQRIHTGEKPYECNDCGRSFAHNSALRAHQRIHTGEKPYECSDCEKTFAHNSALKVHQRIHTGEKPYECNECAKTFAHNSALRAHQKMHTGEKLYECNECGKTFSQKTHLSTHQRIHTGEKPYECSECGKTFSQKSYLSGHERIHKGEKPYKCNECGKTFVYKAALIVHQRTHTGEKPYECNECGKTFSQRTHLCAHQRIHTGEKPYECNECGKTFADNSALRTHQRIHTGEKPYECSECGKTFSKTSHLRAHLRTQTGEKPYECNECGKTFSQKSYVIAHQRIHTGEKPFECNICGKPFAHNSTLRVHQRIHTGVKSYECNECGKTFSQKSHLSAHQRIHTGEKPYECNECGKAFAQNSTLRVHQRIHTGEKPYECNECRKTFVRKAALRVHHTRMHTREETLTCSEFGKS; this comes from the exons ATGAACATAGCTCAG GGGTCTGTGTCATTCGAAGACGTGGTTGTCGAATTTACCCAGGACGAATGGCAGTACATGAGCCCAGCTCAGAGGACACTGTACAGagatgtgatgctggagaactatAGCCACCTCATCTCAGTGG GGTATTGCTTGACCAAACCCAAGATGATCTTCAGGTTGGAGCAAGAAGAAGAGCCCTGGTCCTTAGAGGAAGAATTCCTAAACCAGAGGTACCCAG gatATTTCAGCATTGATATTCACATTGAGGAGAACcaggaaaaacaagagaaaccTCTGTGGCAAGTAATACTCACTAATAACAAAACATTGAGTAAAGAAGAGCAGAAAGTCTTAGAAAAACCATTTAATCTGGATATAACTCCAAATTCTTCAGGAAATATGCCTTGTAAATATGACTCATGTAGAATGAATTTGCCAGGTGTTTCTGAATTAATTATTTGTGATAGAAACTATTCAAGAAAGAAGGCTGATTACATAGATGTATGCAAAAAATTGAAGCTTGATACTAAGCATGAGAAAACTTACACTGGAGAGAAGTCTTacagatataataaaaatgtaaaacctctCAGTTATTGGAAAAATCATCAGAAACTTCAAACCCTGGAACAATCTTTTGAATGTAATGAATTTGGGAAAATTTTGCATGATAAGACTGTTTGTGTTATGGGAGAGGAATCCTATAAGGATGATGAATTTAGGAAAAACTGTGATAACTACATGAGAACTGGCACAAAAGAGAAATGCTTTCATCTTAATGAATGTAGGAAATCCAAAACCACTATTGAGAATTATAATAAAGTTCACATGGCTGTGGCACACTATGAATGTAATGAAAGTGGGAATAACTTCAGCAGTATCTCATCTCTCACTCAATCTCAGAGAACTGCTACAGAACAGACTAGTTTTGCAAGCAATAAGTGTGACGAAAACTTGAGCCAGAGCTCAGCCCATATAgtacaaaaaaagacacaaactagAGATGAATTTTGTGTGTATAATGGATGTATAAATACCTTCTACCAGAAATTAGACCTTATAGTATGTCAGAGAACTCACACAGAAGAGGAATTGTACCAGCGTGGTAAATACAGGAGGTCCTTCCATCAGAACTTAGCCCTTAGTGTACATCAGCGAAGTGAAACTGGAGAGAAGTCATTTGAATGTAATGAATGCAAGAAATCCTTTTACCAGAAAGTACAACTCATTCATCATCAGAGGACCCATCCAGGGGAGAGACCTGAGGAATGTGGGGAATCTTTTTGTTCAAATTCACACCCTATTCATTATCCTGGAACTGATATAGGGGTCAGTCTCTATGGATGTAGTAAATGTGAGAAAACTTTCTGTCAGAAGTTAAACCTCAGTGAAAATCTGACAGTTCACACAAAGGAGACACCTTATGATAATAGTGGATGTGGGAAATCTTACAAGAAGTCTGCTCTCGTAGTATGCCAAAGAACACACACAGGGATGAAACTCTGTCAAAGTAATGTATATGGAAAAACATTCTCCAAGACGTCACATATCAGagaacatcagagaattcacacaagGGAGAAATCCTACAAATGTAttgaatgtgggaaagctttctCTAAGACATCACATCTCAGAgcacatcagagaattcacacaggCGAAAAACCCTACAAATGTGTTGAATGTGGGAAAACTTTCTCTCATAAGACACACCTTAGTgcacatcagagaattcataccggggagaaaccctatgaatgtaatggATGTGGGAAAACTTTTGCTGATAATTCAACCCTCAGAGCACATCAAAGAATtcacacaggggagaaacccTATGAGTGCAATGAATGTGGGAGGCCTTTTACCCATATATCTGTTCTCAGAgcacatcagagaattcataccggtgagaaaccctatgaatgtaatgacTGTGGGAGATCTTTTGCCCATAATTCAGCCCTTAGAgcacatcagagaattcacacaggagaaaaACCCTATGAGTGTAGTGACTGTGAAAAAACTTTTGCCCATAATTCAGCTCTCAAAgtacatcagagaattcacacaggagagaaaccatatgaatgtaatgaatgtgcaAAAACTTTTGCCCATAATTCAGCCCTCAGAGCACATCAGAAAATGCACACAGGGGAGAAACtctatgaatgtaatgaatgtgggaaaacttTTTCACAGAAGACACACCTCAGTacacatcagagaattcacacaggtgagaaaccttatgaatgtagtgaatgtgggaaaACCTTCTCTCAGAAATCATACCTCAGTGGACATGAAAGAATTCACAAAGGGGAAAAaccttataaatgtaatgaatgtgggaaaacaTTTGTTTATAAGGCAGCTCTCATTGTCCATCAAAgaactcacacaggagagaaaccctatgaatgtaatgaatgtgggaaaacttTCTCCCAAAGGACACACCTCTGTGCACATCAGAGAATCCACACAGgggagaaaccttatgaatgcaatgaatgtgggaaaacttTTGCTGATAATTCAGCCCTCAGGacacatcagagaattcacacaggggagaaacccTATGAGTGTAGTGAATGTGGGAAAACTTTCTCCAAGACATCACACCTCAGAGCACATTTGAGGACTCAGACaggggagaaaccctatgaatgtaatgaatgtgggaaaacttTTTCCCAGAAGTCATATGTTATTgcacatcagagaattcatacaggTGAGAAACCCTTTGAATGTAATATATGTGGGAAACCTTTTGCCCATAATTCAACTCTCAGAgtacatcagagaattcacacaggtGTAAAAtcctatgaatgtaatgaatgtgggaagacTTTCTCCCAGAAGTCACACCTAAGTGCacaccagagaattcacacaggggagaaaccctatgagtgtaatgaatgtgggaaagcttttgCACAAAATTCAACTCTCCGAGTacaccagagaattcacacaggagagaaaccctatgaatgtaatgaatgcaGAAAAACTTTTGTCCGTAAGGCAGCTCTTAGAGTACATCACACCAGAATGCACACCAGAGAGGAAACCCTTACATGTAGTGAATTTGGGAAGTCCTAA
- the ZNF658 gene encoding zinc finger protein 658 isoform X2, with translation MHMLGSVSFEDVVVEFTQDEWQYMSPAQRTLYRDVMLENYSHLISVGYCLTKPKMIFRLEQEEEPWSLEEEFLNQRYPGYFSIDIHIEENQEKQEKPLWQVILTNNKTLSKEEQKVLEKPFNLDITPNSSGNMPCKYDSCRMNLPGVSELIICDRNYSRKKADYIDVCKKLKLDTKHEKTYTGEKSYRYNKNVKPLSYWKNHQKLQTLEQSFECNEFGKILHDKTVCVMGEESYKDDEFRKNCDNYMRTGTKEKCFHLNECRKSKTTIENYNKVHMAVAHYECNESGNNFSSISSLTQSQRTATEQTSFASNKCDENLSQSSAHIVQKKTQTRDEFCVYNGCINTFYQKLDLIVCQRTHTEEELYQRGKYRRSFHQNLALSVHQRSETGEKSFECNECKKSFYQKVQLIHHQRTHPGERPEECGESFCSNSHPIHYPGTDIGVSLYGCSKCEKTFCQKLNLSENLTVHTKETPYDNSGCGKSYKKSALVVCQRTHTGMKLCQSNVYGKTFSKTSHIREHQRIHTREKSYKCIECGKAFSKTSHLRAHQRIHTGEKPYKCVECGKTFSHKTHLSAHQRIHTGEKPYECNGCGKTFADNSTLRAHQRIHTGEKPYECNECGRPFTHISVLRAHQRIHTGEKPYECNDCGRSFAHNSALRAHQRIHTGEKPYECSDCEKTFAHNSALKVHQRIHTGEKPYECNECAKTFAHNSALRAHQKMHTGEKLYECNECGKTFSQKTHLSTHQRIHTGEKPYECSECGKTFSQKSYLSGHERIHKGEKPYKCNECGKTFVYKAALIVHQRTHTGEKPYECNECGKTFSQRTHLCAHQRIHTGEKPYECNECGKTFADNSALRTHQRIHTGEKPYECSECGKTFSKTSHLRAHLRTQTGEKPYECNECGKTFSQKSYVIAHQRIHTGEKPFECNICGKPFAHNSTLRVHQRIHTGVKSYECNECGKTFSQKSHLSAHQRIHTGEKPYECNECGKAFAQNSTLRVHQRIHTGEKPYECNECRKTFVRKAALRVHHTRMHTREETLTCSEFGKS, from the exons ATGCATATGTTG GGGTCTGTGTCATTCGAAGACGTGGTTGTCGAATTTACCCAGGACGAATGGCAGTACATGAGCCCAGCTCAGAGGACACTGTACAGagatgtgatgctggagaactatAGCCACCTCATCTCAGTGG GGTATTGCTTGACCAAACCCAAGATGATCTTCAGGTTGGAGCAAGAAGAAGAGCCCTGGTCCTTAGAGGAAGAATTCCTAAACCAGAGGTACCCAG gatATTTCAGCATTGATATTCACATTGAGGAGAACcaggaaaaacaagagaaaccTCTGTGGCAAGTAATACTCACTAATAACAAAACATTGAGTAAAGAAGAGCAGAAAGTCTTAGAAAAACCATTTAATCTGGATATAACTCCAAATTCTTCAGGAAATATGCCTTGTAAATATGACTCATGTAGAATGAATTTGCCAGGTGTTTCTGAATTAATTATTTGTGATAGAAACTATTCAAGAAAGAAGGCTGATTACATAGATGTATGCAAAAAATTGAAGCTTGATACTAAGCATGAGAAAACTTACACTGGAGAGAAGTCTTacagatataataaaaatgtaaaacctctCAGTTATTGGAAAAATCATCAGAAACTTCAAACCCTGGAACAATCTTTTGAATGTAATGAATTTGGGAAAATTTTGCATGATAAGACTGTTTGTGTTATGGGAGAGGAATCCTATAAGGATGATGAATTTAGGAAAAACTGTGATAACTACATGAGAACTGGCACAAAAGAGAAATGCTTTCATCTTAATGAATGTAGGAAATCCAAAACCACTATTGAGAATTATAATAAAGTTCACATGGCTGTGGCACACTATGAATGTAATGAAAGTGGGAATAACTTCAGCAGTATCTCATCTCTCACTCAATCTCAGAGAACTGCTACAGAACAGACTAGTTTTGCAAGCAATAAGTGTGACGAAAACTTGAGCCAGAGCTCAGCCCATATAgtacaaaaaaagacacaaactagAGATGAATTTTGTGTGTATAATGGATGTATAAATACCTTCTACCAGAAATTAGACCTTATAGTATGTCAGAGAACTCACACAGAAGAGGAATTGTACCAGCGTGGTAAATACAGGAGGTCCTTCCATCAGAACTTAGCCCTTAGTGTACATCAGCGAAGTGAAACTGGAGAGAAGTCATTTGAATGTAATGAATGCAAGAAATCCTTTTACCAGAAAGTACAACTCATTCATCATCAGAGGACCCATCCAGGGGAGAGACCTGAGGAATGTGGGGAATCTTTTTGTTCAAATTCACACCCTATTCATTATCCTGGAACTGATATAGGGGTCAGTCTCTATGGATGTAGTAAATGTGAGAAAACTTTCTGTCAGAAGTTAAACCTCAGTGAAAATCTGACAGTTCACACAAAGGAGACACCTTATGATAATAGTGGATGTGGGAAATCTTACAAGAAGTCTGCTCTCGTAGTATGCCAAAGAACACACACAGGGATGAAACTCTGTCAAAGTAATGTATATGGAAAAACATTCTCCAAGACGTCACATATCAGagaacatcagagaattcacacaagGGAGAAATCCTACAAATGTAttgaatgtgggaaagctttctCTAAGACATCACATCTCAGAgcacatcagagaattcacacaggCGAAAAACCCTACAAATGTGTTGAATGTGGGAAAACTTTCTCTCATAAGACACACCTTAGTgcacatcagagaattcataccggggagaaaccctatgaatgtaatggATGTGGGAAAACTTTTGCTGATAATTCAACCCTCAGAGCACATCAAAGAATtcacacaggggagaaacccTATGAGTGCAATGAATGTGGGAGGCCTTTTACCCATATATCTGTTCTCAGAgcacatcagagaattcataccggtgagaaaccctatgaatgtaatgacTGTGGGAGATCTTTTGCCCATAATTCAGCCCTTAGAgcacatcagagaattcacacaggagaaaaACCCTATGAGTGTAGTGACTGTGAAAAAACTTTTGCCCATAATTCAGCTCTCAAAgtacatcagagaattcacacaggagagaaaccatatgaatgtaatgaatgtgcaAAAACTTTTGCCCATAATTCAGCCCTCAGAGCACATCAGAAAATGCACACAGGGGAGAAACtctatgaatgtaatgaatgtgggaaaacttTTTCACAGAAGACACACCTCAGTacacatcagagaattcacacaggtgagaaaccttatgaatgtagtgaatgtgggaaaACCTTCTCTCAGAAATCATACCTCAGTGGACATGAAAGAATTCACAAAGGGGAAAAaccttataaatgtaatgaatgtgggaaaacaTTTGTTTATAAGGCAGCTCTCATTGTCCATCAAAgaactcacacaggagagaaaccctatgaatgtaatgaatgtgggaaaacttTCTCCCAAAGGACACACCTCTGTGCACATCAGAGAATCCACACAGgggagaaaccttatgaatgcaatgaatgtgggaaaacttTTGCTGATAATTCAGCCCTCAGGacacatcagagaattcacacaggggagaaacccTATGAGTGTAGTGAATGTGGGAAAACTTTCTCCAAGACATCACACCTCAGAGCACATTTGAGGACTCAGACaggggagaaaccctatgaatgtaatgaatgtgggaaaacttTTTCCCAGAAGTCATATGTTATTgcacatcagagaattcatacaggTGAGAAACCCTTTGAATGTAATATATGTGGGAAACCTTTTGCCCATAATTCAACTCTCAGAgtacatcagagaattcacacaggtGTAAAAtcctatgaatgtaatgaatgtgggaagacTTTCTCCCAGAAGTCACACCTAAGTGCacaccagagaattcacacaggggagaaaccctatgagtgtaatgaatgtgggaaagcttttgCACAAAATTCAACTCTCCGAGTacaccagagaattcacacaggagagaaaccctatgaatgtaatgaatgcaGAAAAACTTTTGTCCGTAAGGCAGCTCTTAGAGTACATCACACCAGAATGCACACCAGAGAGGAAACCCTTACATGTAGTGAATTTGGGAAGTCCTAA
- the ZNF658 gene encoding zinc finger protein 658 isoform X3: MSPAQRTLYRDVMLENYSHLISVGYCLTKPKMIFRLEQEEEPWSLEEEFLNQRYPGYFSIDIHIEENQEKQEKPLWQVILTNNKTLSKEEQKVLEKPFNLDITPNSSGNMPCKYDSCRMNLPGVSELIICDRNYSRKKADYIDVCKKLKLDTKHEKTYTGEKSYRYNKNVKPLSYWKNHQKLQTLEQSFECNEFGKILHDKTVCVMGEESYKDDEFRKNCDNYMRTGTKEKCFHLNECRKSKTTIENYNKVHMAVAHYECNESGNNFSSISSLTQSQRTATEQTSFASNKCDENLSQSSAHIVQKKTQTRDEFCVYNGCINTFYQKLDLIVCQRTHTEEELYQRGKYRRSFHQNLALSVHQRSETGEKSFECNECKKSFYQKVQLIHHQRTHPGERPEECGESFCSNSHPIHYPGTDIGVSLYGCSKCEKTFCQKLNLSENLTVHTKETPYDNSGCGKSYKKSALVVCQRTHTGMKLCQSNVYGKTFSKTSHIREHQRIHTREKSYKCIECGKAFSKTSHLRAHQRIHTGEKPYKCVECGKTFSHKTHLSAHQRIHTGEKPYECNGCGKTFADNSTLRAHQRIHTGEKPYECNECGRPFTHISVLRAHQRIHTGEKPYECNDCGRSFAHNSALRAHQRIHTGEKPYECSDCEKTFAHNSALKVHQRIHTGEKPYECNECAKTFAHNSALRAHQKMHTGEKLYECNECGKTFSQKTHLSTHQRIHTGEKPYECSECGKTFSQKSYLSGHERIHKGEKPYKCNECGKTFVYKAALIVHQRTHTGEKPYECNECGKTFSQRTHLCAHQRIHTGEKPYECNECGKTFADNSALRTHQRIHTGEKPYECSECGKTFSKTSHLRAHLRTQTGEKPYECNECGKTFSQKSYVIAHQRIHTGEKPFECNICGKPFAHNSTLRVHQRIHTGVKSYECNECGKTFSQKSHLSAHQRIHTGEKPYECNECGKAFAQNSTLRVHQRIHTGEKPYECNECRKTFVRKAALRVHHTRMHTREETLTCSEFGKS; encoded by the exons ATGAGCCCAGCTCAGAGGACACTGTACAGagatgtgatgctggagaactatAGCCACCTCATCTCAGTGG GGTATTGCTTGACCAAACCCAAGATGATCTTCAGGTTGGAGCAAGAAGAAGAGCCCTGGTCCTTAGAGGAAGAATTCCTAAACCAGAGGTACCCAG gatATTTCAGCATTGATATTCACATTGAGGAGAACcaggaaaaacaagagaaaccTCTGTGGCAAGTAATACTCACTAATAACAAAACATTGAGTAAAGAAGAGCAGAAAGTCTTAGAAAAACCATTTAATCTGGATATAACTCCAAATTCTTCAGGAAATATGCCTTGTAAATATGACTCATGTAGAATGAATTTGCCAGGTGTTTCTGAATTAATTATTTGTGATAGAAACTATTCAAGAAAGAAGGCTGATTACATAGATGTATGCAAAAAATTGAAGCTTGATACTAAGCATGAGAAAACTTACACTGGAGAGAAGTCTTacagatataataaaaatgtaaaacctctCAGTTATTGGAAAAATCATCAGAAACTTCAAACCCTGGAACAATCTTTTGAATGTAATGAATTTGGGAAAATTTTGCATGATAAGACTGTTTGTGTTATGGGAGAGGAATCCTATAAGGATGATGAATTTAGGAAAAACTGTGATAACTACATGAGAACTGGCACAAAAGAGAAATGCTTTCATCTTAATGAATGTAGGAAATCCAAAACCACTATTGAGAATTATAATAAAGTTCACATGGCTGTGGCACACTATGAATGTAATGAAAGTGGGAATAACTTCAGCAGTATCTCATCTCTCACTCAATCTCAGAGAACTGCTACAGAACAGACTAGTTTTGCAAGCAATAAGTGTGACGAAAACTTGAGCCAGAGCTCAGCCCATATAgtacaaaaaaagacacaaactagAGATGAATTTTGTGTGTATAATGGATGTATAAATACCTTCTACCAGAAATTAGACCTTATAGTATGTCAGAGAACTCACACAGAAGAGGAATTGTACCAGCGTGGTAAATACAGGAGGTCCTTCCATCAGAACTTAGCCCTTAGTGTACATCAGCGAAGTGAAACTGGAGAGAAGTCATTTGAATGTAATGAATGCAAGAAATCCTTTTACCAGAAAGTACAACTCATTCATCATCAGAGGACCCATCCAGGGGAGAGACCTGAGGAATGTGGGGAATCTTTTTGTTCAAATTCACACCCTATTCATTATCCTGGAACTGATATAGGGGTCAGTCTCTATGGATGTAGTAAATGTGAGAAAACTTTCTGTCAGAAGTTAAACCTCAGTGAAAATCTGACAGTTCACACAAAGGAGACACCTTATGATAATAGTGGATGTGGGAAATCTTACAAGAAGTCTGCTCTCGTAGTATGCCAAAGAACACACACAGGGATGAAACTCTGTCAAAGTAATGTATATGGAAAAACATTCTCCAAGACGTCACATATCAGagaacatcagagaattcacacaagGGAGAAATCCTACAAATGTAttgaatgtgggaaagctttctCTAAGACATCACATCTCAGAgcacatcagagaattcacacaggCGAAAAACCCTACAAATGTGTTGAATGTGGGAAAACTTTCTCTCATAAGACACACCTTAGTgcacatcagagaattcataccggggagaaaccctatgaatgtaatggATGTGGGAAAACTTTTGCTGATAATTCAACCCTCAGAGCACATCAAAGAATtcacacaggggagaaacccTATGAGTGCAATGAATGTGGGAGGCCTTTTACCCATATATCTGTTCTCAGAgcacatcagagaattcataccggtgagaaaccctatgaatgtaatgacTGTGGGAGATCTTTTGCCCATAATTCAGCCCTTAGAgcacatcagagaattcacacaggagaaaaACCCTATGAGTGTAGTGACTGTGAAAAAACTTTTGCCCATAATTCAGCTCTCAAAgtacatcagagaattcacacaggagagaaaccatatgaatgtaatgaatgtgcaAAAACTTTTGCCCATAATTCAGCCCTCAGAGCACATCAGAAAATGCACACAGGGGAGAAACtctatgaatgtaatgaatgtgggaaaacttTTTCACAGAAGACACACCTCAGTacacatcagagaattcacacaggtgagaaaccttatgaatgtagtgaatgtgggaaaACCTTCTCTCAGAAATCATACCTCAGTGGACATGAAAGAATTCACAAAGGGGAAAAaccttataaatgtaatgaatgtgggaaaacaTTTGTTTATAAGGCAGCTCTCATTGTCCATCAAAgaactcacacaggagagaaaccctatgaatgtaatgaatgtgggaaaacttTCTCCCAAAGGACACACCTCTGTGCACATCAGAGAATCCACACAGgggagaaaccttatgaatgcaatgaatgtgggaaaacttTTGCTGATAATTCAGCCCTCAGGacacatcagagaattcacacaggggagaaacccTATGAGTGTAGTGAATGTGGGAAAACTTTCTCCAAGACATCACACCTCAGAGCACATTTGAGGACTCAGACaggggagaaaccctatgaatgtaatgaatgtgggaaaacttTTTCCCAGAAGTCATATGTTATTgcacatcagagaattcatacaggTGAGAAACCCTTTGAATGTAATATATGTGGGAAACCTTTTGCCCATAATTCAACTCTCAGAgtacatcagagaattcacacaggtGTAAAAtcctatgaatgtaatgaatgtgggaagacTTTCTCCCAGAAGTCACACCTAAGTGCacaccagagaattcacacaggggagaaaccctatgagtgtaatgaatgtgggaaagcttttgCACAAAATTCAACTCTCCGAGTacaccagagaattcacacaggagagaaaccctatgaatgtaatgaatgcaGAAAAACTTTTGTCCGTAAGGCAGCTCTTAGAGTACATCACACCAGAATGCACACCAGAGAGGAAACCCTTACATGTAGTGAATTTGGGAAGTCCTAA